In Myxococcus stipitatus, the following are encoded in one genomic region:
- the infB gene encoding translation initiation factor IF-2 has product MSKKRVHEIAKELKGHGIELDNKEVVNELSALGYDVKSHSSSLDDDQATAAVQKILDKRKPKQAAPPVTAKGFVVRRKVGPAAGSSAESGSDMQDAGYADHPGSVSAPQAVEMAPPPVVVEAAPPPPPQEEAPRAVEAAPPVEPPPAPAAVEPPPVTAAPVAPPPAAEPPAAPPVAAQPPVVAEAPRAPVEAPRAPVSPPAAAAQPRSPAQESTHLPQPPPRSPVPPTVRTPSSPSSSATVVSRGPAPGYGQRGAPSGGRPGGPGGPGGRPGGPGGAGGRPGGPGGPGGRPGGPGGPGGRPGQGGRPSYSSYQGQGARPGQGAVRPSSAPGSAQASGGNAPAAPQGPTIMVGGIPHAQVSPTGGQARPTATQAVVISRPLIQVRRVTPTAGQAKQYPMAPGRAGIPERREYKVVPDHLGRGRELVDVSKNKERGQRKRTSGDTQSVSKQELTDMVWGRVTIPVRGKKKKPTKKGAKTQITQMAEEKKVIKLQEGITVSDLGQRMGVRSADIIKKLMGLGKMATANQMVDADTAEMIAGDYGWKIDRVGFEVEDYLPEVEARPEDERPRPPVVTIMGHVDHGKTSLLDAIRSANVAAGEAGGITQHIGAYSISTARGDVTFLDTPGHEAFTSMRARGANVTDIVVLVVAADDGVMPQTVEAIKHAKAAEVPIVVAINKMDVPGANPDRVKKDLASHELVPEEWGGDTIMVPVSAKTKQNLDLLLENLALQAEVLELTSNPNRPSVGAIIEAKLDRGRGPVATVLVQEGTLKLGDAIVTGSHYGRVRAMNNSRGEQVKEVKPGYCAEVVGLSGVPSAGDAINVVADEKSAKQIAEHRNMKERQTELSKVSRESLEQLFAKTKAGGGPKELRVVIKADVQGSAEAVKQAVQKLSTHKVKVEVVHTGVGAITEGDVMRAAASKGVVLGFNVNPESGAEAAAKAQEVTLQSYSIIYELIDGVRTEMEGLLEPIRTEKKLGRAEVRNTFNVPRLGTIAGAAVLDGVMKRGAFVRLMRENKQLFSGKMASLRRFKDDVKEVAQGFECGIGIADFNDLKAGDIIEAYEIEETRPSLT; this is encoded by the coding sequence ATGTCGAAGAAGCGCGTCCACGAAATCGCCAAGGAGCTCAAGGGCCACGGCATTGAGCTCGACAACAAGGAGGTCGTAAACGAGCTGTCCGCGCTCGGATACGACGTCAAGAGCCACTCGTCCTCCCTCGATGACGACCAGGCGACCGCCGCCGTTCAGAAGATTCTGGACAAGCGCAAGCCAAAGCAGGCCGCCCCGCCGGTGACGGCGAAGGGGTTCGTGGTTCGCCGCAAGGTGGGCCCGGCCGCCGGTTCATCTGCGGAATCCGGTTCGGATATGCAGGACGCGGGGTACGCGGACCATCCGGGCTCCGTCTCCGCTCCCCAGGCCGTCGAGATGGCCCCGCCTCCCGTAGTCGTGGAGGCAGCCCCGCCACCGCCGCCGCAGGAAGAGGCCCCACGCGCCGTGGAGGCCGCGCCCCCTGTGGAGCCGCCTCCGGCTCCCGCCGCGGTGGAGCCGCCTCCCGTGACCGCCGCGCCTGTCGCGCCGCCCCCCGCGGCCGAGCCTCCGGCTGCTCCTCCGGTCGCCGCTCAACCCCCTGTTGTCGCCGAGGCCCCCAGGGCCCCGGTCGAGGCGCCTCGCGCCCCGGTTTCACCCCCCGCTGCCGCCGCGCAGCCTCGTTCCCCCGCTCAGGAGAGCACCCACTTGCCGCAACCCCCTCCGCGCTCGCCGGTCCCGCCGACTGTCCGGACGCCTTCTTCTCCGTCTTCGTCCGCGACCGTCGTGTCCCGGGGCCCCGCGCCGGGCTACGGGCAGCGAGGCGCTCCTTCGGGTGGACGCCCCGGTGGTCCGGGGGGACCTGGTGGCCGTCCCGGTGGTCCGGGAGGCGCGGGTGGACGTCCGGGTGGGCCGGGTGGCCCCGGTGGTCGTCCGGGCGGTCCGGGTGGCCCGGGTGGCCGTCCGGGGCAGGGTGGCCGTCCCAGCTACTCGTCCTATCAGGGCCAGGGCGCGCGTCCGGGCCAGGGCGCGGTGCGTCCCAGCTCGGCGCCAGGTTCGGCACAGGCCTCCGGGGGCAATGCTCCCGCGGCGCCGCAGGGTCCCACCATCATGGTGGGCGGCATCCCCCACGCCCAGGTGTCTCCGACGGGCGGACAGGCGCGTCCCACGGCCACGCAGGCCGTCGTCATCTCGCGCCCGCTCATCCAGGTCCGCCGCGTCACTCCGACGGCCGGTCAGGCGAAGCAGTACCCCATGGCACCGGGCCGCGCGGGCATCCCCGAGCGGCGTGAGTACAAGGTGGTTCCGGACCACCTGGGCCGGGGTCGCGAACTGGTGGACGTCTCCAAGAACAAGGAGCGTGGCCAGCGCAAGCGCACCAGCGGCGATACGCAGAGCGTGTCCAAGCAGGAACTGACGGACATGGTCTGGGGCCGCGTCACCATCCCGGTGCGTGGCAAGAAGAAGAAGCCCACGAAGAAGGGCGCCAAGACGCAAATCACCCAGATGGCCGAGGAGAAGAAGGTCATCAAGCTGCAGGAGGGCATCACCGTGTCCGACCTGGGCCAGCGCATGGGTGTGCGCAGCGCGGACATCATCAAGAAGCTGATGGGCCTGGGGAAGATGGCCACGGCCAACCAGATGGTGGACGCGGACACCGCGGAGATGATTGCCGGCGACTACGGCTGGAAGATCGACCGCGTGGGCTTCGAGGTGGAGGACTACCTGCCCGAGGTGGAGGCGCGTCCCGAGGACGAGCGTCCGCGTCCGCCGGTCGTCACCATCATGGGCCACGTCGACCACGGCAAGACGAGCCTCCTGGACGCCATCCGCAGCGCGAACGTCGCGGCGGGCGAGGCGGGCGGCATCACCCAGCACATCGGCGCCTACAGCATCTCCACGGCGCGGGGTGACGTCACCTTCCTGGATACCCCGGGTCACGAGGCCTTCACGTCCATGCGCGCCCGCGGCGCCAACGTGACGGACATCGTGGTGCTGGTGGTGGCCGCCGACGACGGCGTGATGCCGCAGACGGTGGAGGCCATCAAGCATGCGAAGGCGGCGGAGGTGCCCATCGTCGTCGCCATCAACAAGATGGACGTGCCCGGCGCCAACCCGGACCGCGTGAAGAAGGACCTGGCCAGCCACGAGCTCGTCCCCGAGGAGTGGGGCGGCGACACCATCATGGTGCCCGTCTCCGCCAAGACGAAGCAGAACCTGGACCTGCTCCTGGAGAACCTGGCGCTGCAGGCCGAGGTGCTCGAGCTGACGTCCAACCCGAACCGTCCGTCCGTCGGCGCCATCATCGAGGCGAAGCTGGACCGCGGCCGGGGCCCGGTGGCCACGGTGCTGGTGCAGGAGGGCACGCTGAAGCTGGGCGACGCCATCGTCACCGGTTCGCACTACGGCCGTGTCCGCGCGATGAACAACAGCCGCGGCGAGCAGGTGAAGGAAGTCAAGCCGGGCTACTGCGCCGAGGTCGTCGGCCTGTCCGGTGTCCCCAGCGCGGGCGACGCCATCAACGTGGTGGCGGACGAGAAGTCGGCCAAGCAGATCGCCGAGCACCGCAACATGAAGGAGCGGCAGACCGAACTCAGCAAGGTCAGCCGTGAGTCCCTGGAGCAGCTGTTCGCCAAGACCAAGGCGGGCGGCGGTCCCAAGGAGCTGCGCGTCGTCATCAAGGCGGACGTGCAGGGCTCGGCCGAGGCCGTCAAGCAGGCGGTCCAGAAGCTCTCCACGCACAAGGTCAAGGTGGAGGTCGTCCACACGGGTGTGGGCGCCATCACCGAGGGCGACGTGATGCGGGCGGCCGCCTCCAAGGGCGTGGTGCTCGGCTTCAACGTCAACCCGGAGTCCGGCGCGGAGGCCGCGGCCAAGGCGCAGGAAGTCACCCTGCAGAGCTACTCCATCATCTACGAGCTCATCGACGGGGTGCGCACGGAGATGGAGGGACTGCTGGAGCCCATCCGCACGGAGAAGAAGCTGGGCCGCGCGGAGGTCCGCAACACCTTCAACGTTCCTCGCCTGGGCACCATCGCCGGCGCGGCGGTGCTGGATGGTGTGATGAAGCGCGGCGCGTTCGTTCGCCTCATGCGCGAGAACAAGCAGCTGTTCTCCGGCAAGATGGCGTCGCTGCGTCGCTTCAAGGACGACGTCAAGGAGGTCGCGCAGGGCTTCGAATGCGGTATCGGCATCGCGGACTTCAACGACCTCAAGGCCGGAGACATCATCGAGGCCTATGAGATTGAAGAGACCCGGCCGAGCCTGACGTAG
- a CDS encoding YlxR family protein translates to MCVGCGSKRLQAELTRFVIGPEGVIVVDRERRLPGRGAYLCGVGCMTAALKRKAFSRAFRGKAGLVDPSQLG, encoded by the coding sequence ATGTGCGTCGGGTGCGGATCCAAGCGACTTCAAGCGGAGCTCACCCGGTTCGTGATAGGGCCCGAGGGTGTCATCGTGGTGGACAGGGAGCGGCGGCTGCCCGGACGGGGCGCCTACCTGTGCGGTGTCGGTTGTATGACGGCAGCGCTGAAGCGGAAGGCGTTCAGTCGTGCCTTTCGCGGAAAGGCGGGGTTGGTAGACCCGTCGCAGCTCGGGTAG
- the nusA gene encoding transcription termination factor NusA, which produces MPTQQANPSVNLNLVLDQVAKDKGIDRAVLIATLEDAMKTAAKKHFGQDRNLEAKYDPEKGVVELFQAITVVEEITDPVQAVNQITLAESHKKGMEVEPGDELVFQIFYRDEDANEAKAQDDQYGDILRLKTFRRGFGRIAAQTAKQVILQRTRDAERENVFNEYKDRKNEIVTGIARRFERGNIIVDLGRAEAVLPVREQVPRETYRPGDRVQAYVLDVLRESKGPQIVLSRASVNLLTKLFEMEVPEIAEGIVVIEAAAREPGGRAKIAVSSRDSDVDPVGACVGMKGSRVQAVVQELRGEKIDIVPYDEDPARFVCSALAPAEVSRVIIDEANHAMELIVPDDQLSLAIGRRGQNVRLAAQLTGWKLDINSESRVREMREFANRSLGALPGVNEMLVETLYAHGFRQARDVAEANPEVLAQIPGMDPARIPSMQEAARKRMVEDQAELSRMDYEREQARLAEARRHPDELSQAERLARVRGVGEKTIEQLAASGYRTVEDIANEKDLAKLGDVPGVGIKKARQLKSAAENYLVEEAKLRAELNAERGNSTASLDGGAEATKSP; this is translated from the coding sequence ATGCCCACGCAGCAAGCCAACCCGAGCGTCAACCTCAACCTCGTCCTGGACCAGGTCGCCAAGGACAAGGGCATCGACCGGGCTGTGCTGATTGCCACCCTCGAGGATGCGATGAAGACCGCGGCCAAGAAGCACTTTGGCCAGGACCGCAACCTCGAGGCCAAGTACGACCCCGAGAAGGGCGTGGTGGAGCTGTTCCAGGCCATCACCGTGGTGGAGGAGATCACCGACCCGGTCCAGGCGGTGAACCAGATTACCCTCGCCGAGTCCCACAAGAAGGGCATGGAAGTGGAGCCCGGCGACGAGCTCGTCTTCCAGATCTTCTACCGGGACGAGGACGCCAACGAGGCCAAGGCCCAGGACGACCAGTACGGCGACATCCTGCGCCTGAAGACCTTCCGCCGCGGCTTCGGCCGCATCGCCGCGCAGACCGCCAAGCAGGTCATCCTGCAGCGCACCCGCGATGCCGAGCGCGAGAACGTCTTCAACGAGTACAAGGACCGCAAGAACGAGATCGTGACGGGCATCGCCCGCCGGTTCGAGCGCGGCAACATCATCGTGGACCTGGGCCGCGCCGAGGCCGTGCTGCCGGTGCGCGAGCAGGTTCCGCGTGAGACCTACCGCCCCGGCGACCGCGTCCAGGCCTACGTGCTGGACGTGCTGCGCGAGTCCAAGGGGCCCCAGATTGTCCTCTCCCGCGCGTCGGTGAACCTGCTCACCAAGCTGTTCGAGATGGAGGTGCCCGAAATCGCCGAGGGCATCGTCGTCATCGAGGCGGCGGCGCGTGAGCCGGGTGGCCGCGCCAAGATTGCCGTCTCCAGCCGCGACTCGGACGTGGACCCGGTCGGCGCGTGCGTGGGCATGAAGGGCAGCCGCGTGCAGGCGGTGGTGCAGGAGCTGCGCGGCGAGAAGATCGACATCGTCCCCTATGACGAGGACCCGGCGCGCTTCGTGTGTTCGGCGCTGGCGCCCGCGGAGGTCAGCCGCGTCATCATCGACGAGGCCAACCACGCGATGGAGCTCATCGTCCCGGACGACCAGCTCAGCCTGGCCATCGGCCGGCGCGGCCAGAACGTGCGTCTGGCGGCCCAGCTGACGGGTTGGAAGCTGGACATCAACAGCGAGAGCCGCGTTCGGGAGATGCGCGAGTTCGCCAACCGCTCGCTGGGCGCGCTGCCAGGCGTCAACGAGATGCTGGTGGAGACGCTCTACGCGCACGGCTTCCGGCAGGCCCGGGACGTGGCGGAGGCCAACCCGGAAGTGCTGGCGCAGATCCCCGGCATGGACCCGGCCCGTATCCCCTCCATGCAGGAGGCCGCCCGGAAGCGGATGGTCGAAGACCAGGCGGAGCTGTCCCGCATGGATTATGAAAGGGAGCAGGCCCGGCTGGCCGAGGCGCGCCGCCACCCCGACGAGCTGTCCCAGGCTGAACGCCTGGCGCGCGTGCGCGGCGTTGGCGAGAAGACCATCGAACAGCTCGCGGCGTCCGGCTACCGCACGGTGGAGGACATCGCCAATGAGAAGGACCTGGCGAAGCTGGGCGATGTGCCCGGCGTGGGCATCAAGAAGGCCCGCCAGCTGAAGAGCGCGGCGGAAAACTATCTCGTGGAGGAGGCCAAGCTGCGCGCGGAGCTGAATGCCGAGCGCGGCAACTCGACGGCGTCTCTGGATGGTGGCGCGGAAGCCACCAAGTCGCCGTAA
- the rimP gene encoding ribosome maturation factor RimP — translation MSEKNLKQTVEERAGAVLDPIIAGEGLELVDLEFVREREGWVLRLFIDKPGGRVGLDECSQVSRAVDPVLDVEDIIPHEYSLEVSSPGVDRPLKKPAHFERVKGQKVKVKTFGPVGDPPRKNFTGTLTGVAGDGISVEVEGAGTFHILFKDIAKANLEFEF, via the coding sequence ATGTCGGAGAAGAACCTCAAGCAGACGGTGGAGGAGCGGGCGGGGGCAGTGCTCGACCCCATCATCGCCGGCGAGGGCCTGGAGCTCGTGGACCTGGAGTTCGTCCGGGAACGCGAGGGGTGGGTGCTGAGGCTCTTCATTGACAAGCCAGGTGGACGGGTGGGACTGGACGAGTGCAGTCAGGTCTCCCGCGCGGTGGACCCGGTGCTGGACGTGGAGGACATCATCCCCCACGAGTACAGCCTGGAGGTCTCCAGCCCTGGAGTGGACCGGCCGTTGAAGAAGCCGGCGCACTTCGAGCGCGTCAAGGGCCAGAAGGTGAAGGTGAAGACGTTTGGCCCGGTGGGGGACCCACCGCGCAAGAACTTCACCGGCACGCTGACCGGGGTGGCGGGAGACGGTATCTCGGTGGAGGTGGAGGGCGCCGGAACCTTCCACATCCTCTTCAAGGACATCGCCAAGGCGAACCTGGAGTTCGAGTTCTAG
- a CDS encoding carbon-nitrogen hydrolase family protein: MHLIAAAQMVSTADKGHNVEVATRLVRRASELGARLVGLPENFAWMGPEPERQGAAEGLDGPTLSRMAELAREQKVTLLAGSVLETGAPGGRLYNTSVLFGPDGERLAVYRKMHLFDVEVGDGATYQESAAVAPGTEVVAADTVVGRLGMSVCYDLRFPELYRRLSKDGATVLAVPAAFTMMTGKDHWEVLLRARAIENQAYVLAPAQGGKHSAQRQTYGHAMVVDPWGLVTARASEGEGLAVAPVDPELQARIRRDLPCLRHRRLD, from the coding sequence ATGCACCTCATCGCCGCCGCCCAGATGGTGTCCACCGCGGACAAGGGCCACAACGTGGAAGTCGCCACCCGCCTCGTCCGGCGCGCCAGTGAGCTGGGCGCCCGGCTGGTCGGACTGCCCGAGAACTTCGCCTGGATGGGACCGGAGCCGGAGCGGCAGGGCGCGGCGGAAGGTCTGGACGGCCCGACCCTCTCCCGGATGGCGGAGCTGGCGCGGGAGCAGAAGGTGACGCTGCTGGCCGGCAGCGTGCTGGAGACGGGGGCCCCTGGCGGTCGGCTCTACAACACCAGCGTCCTCTTCGGCCCCGACGGAGAGCGGCTGGCCGTCTACCGGAAGATGCACTTGTTCGACGTCGAGGTGGGTGATGGTGCGACCTACCAGGAGTCCGCGGCGGTGGCGCCCGGGACGGAGGTCGTGGCGGCGGACACGGTGGTGGGGCGACTGGGGATGTCGGTCTGCTACGACCTGAGGTTCCCGGAGCTGTACCGGCGGCTGTCGAAGGACGGCGCGACGGTGCTGGCGGTGCCGGCGGCGTTCACGATGATGACGGGCAAGGACCACTGGGAGGTGCTGCTGCGCGCCCGCGCCATCGAGAACCAGGCGTACGTGCTGGCACCCGCACAGGGGGGAAAGCACTCGGCCCAGCGCCAGACGTATGGCCACGCGATGGTGGTGGACCCGTGGGGGCTGGTGACGGCGCGTGCCTCCGAGGGCGAGGGGCTGGCCGTGGCGCCCGTGGACCCGGAGCTCCAGGCGCGCATTCGCCGTGACCTGCCCTGCCTGAGACACCGCCGATTGGATTAG
- a CDS encoding FecR domain-containing protein yields MLLVLALSASPLGCTAEDAPTVTTTSTTPPPTPRAHLRGLKGNVQIKRATADEWSTASDGVPLFENDKVRTVAGAGADLVFSGNGSTVHLGGDSLIGIAETRARPGRQRTDLTVLRGQIDAELEQPSTQSLSVTTPAATIQAGREIVFQ; encoded by the coding sequence ATGCTGCTCGTGCTCGCGCTCTCGGCTTCGCCACTCGGCTGCACCGCCGAGGACGCCCCCACCGTGACCACGACGTCGACCACGCCGCCGCCCACGCCTCGCGCGCACCTGCGGGGCTTGAAGGGGAACGTGCAAATCAAGCGCGCCACCGCCGACGAGTGGAGCACCGCCAGCGACGGCGTGCCCCTGTTCGAGAACGACAAGGTGCGCACCGTGGCGGGCGCCGGCGCGGACCTCGTCTTCAGCGGAAACGGCAGCACCGTCCACCTGGGCGGTGACTCCCTCATCGGCATCGCGGAGACCCGGGCCAGACCCGGCCGGCAGCGCACGGACCTGACGGTGCTGCGTGGCCAGATTGACGCGGAGCTGGAGCAGCCCTCGACCCAATCACTCTCGGTCACCACTCCTGCGGCCACCATCCAGGCGGGAAGGGAGATTGTCTTCCAATGA
- a CDS encoding peptidoglycan-binding protein LysM gives MRTPWLLLAWLSAAPPATTTVVGPQESLRDVAVRVLGDANATAELRALNALPSDTVTPGTRLKVPGQERALALKALETARTLVSQAKDTRGPTEAETRLREAEVHFRTARYALASESANAAGALVTAGRPPSPSAFSVRVEPDAGTTTVTVVRGPPVRVEAEGVIHPVEPGETVVVEKGRPPIHPPPALTPPQLELPEEGAVLKRRTDAKGLLGPVKLSWAAQPGADRYEVEVVRDVQGAAVHTQTATSAELQLPVLPAGRYRWTVRAVGPTGRSEPSGVRWFELAPERLKLEVQKGQWQ, from the coding sequence ATGAGGACACCCTGGCTCCTGCTCGCATGGCTCAGCGCCGCGCCTCCCGCCACCACCACGGTGGTGGGCCCCCAGGAGTCCCTGCGGGACGTGGCGGTGCGCGTGCTGGGTGACGCCAATGCCACCGCGGAGCTGCGCGCGCTCAATGCGCTGCCATCGGACACGGTGACACCCGGCACCCGGCTCAAGGTCCCCGGGCAGGAACGGGCACTGGCCCTCAAGGCGCTCGAGACGGCGCGCACCCTCGTGTCCCAGGCCAAGGACACGAGAGGCCCCACGGAGGCGGAGACGCGGCTGAGAGAAGCCGAGGTCCACTTCCGCACCGCTCGCTATGCCCTCGCGTCCGAGTCCGCCAACGCGGCGGGCGCGCTGGTGACCGCTGGACGCCCACCCTCGCCTTCCGCGTTCAGCGTGCGGGTGGAGCCGGATGCGGGCACCACCACCGTCACCGTCGTCCGAGGGCCTCCCGTGCGCGTGGAGGCAGAGGGCGTCATCCACCCCGTGGAGCCTGGGGAGACGGTGGTCGTCGAGAAGGGCCGCCCCCCCATCCATCCCCCTCCAGCACTCACACCGCCCCAGCTCGAACTTCCCGAGGAGGGCGCGGTGCTCAAGCGGCGCACGGACGCCAAGGGACTGCTCGGGCCGGTGAAGCTCTCCTGGGCGGCGCAGCCTGGAGCGGACCGTTATGAAGTCGAGGTCGTGAGGGACGTACAGGGCGCGGCCGTGCATACCCAGACGGCCACCTCCGCGGAATTGCAGCTGCCCGTCTTGCCCGCGGGGCGCTACAGGTGGACGGTGAGGGCGGTGGGGCCCACGGGCCGGTCGGAGCCGTCGGGGGTCCGCTGGTTCGAGTTGGCCCCTGAGCGACTCAAACTCGAAGTACAGAAGGGCCAGTGGCAGTAG
- a CDS encoding HD domain-containing phosphohydrolase, protein MRLFKAILLLMLVVSIIPTLMVGWLSVSHTRELLVRDAQELAQERVKQLRLKAEIFLGEPTEAVMGLARVPDFFTLPLPAQQTHLAAVLSQRREVLAITVFGPDAKRLPGLQAFSRHDVSPTDLASHEERSRVLLEGGMDGPRYSDAVPVRGGGPVVTLAFPVGEPIKGFIAADLSLAGLRHMLEQERVGSTGFAYLADPRGHLIVGGGGVAPLGGDVSQRSPVAHLLRQLASTPNAELFHVGNFGEGRDAVVAAYTVLPETGWAILSEQPVEHAYRQVETMEQRILLGLGAAILVALVMAALFSRNLTRPLKVFTDGALELARGKFGVEVKIPQRNELGELAQTFNYMSKQLLAYDMENRGLYESLEKGYLETIVALANSIDSKDAYTRGHSQRVGDVAVEIGRELNLTERELRQLQYGGILHDIGKIGIVESILCKQSKLTDQEMAIMREHPAIGDAIIGPVSFLGAVRACVRHHHERWDGTGYPDRLRGEDIPLLARIVACADTFDACTSTRPYQKAMPLEKAMEILDALTGAQLDPQVVAALRRVLAKKGVRLEGHRLPVKLAS, encoded by the coding sequence GTGCGCCTGTTCAAAGCCATCCTCCTGTTGATGCTCGTGGTCAGCATCATCCCCACGCTGATGGTGGGGTGGCTGTCCGTCTCCCACACTCGAGAGCTCCTGGTGCGCGACGCGCAGGAGCTGGCCCAGGAGCGCGTGAAGCAGCTGCGGCTCAAGGCCGAAATCTTCCTGGGCGAGCCGACCGAGGCCGTCATGGGACTGGCCCGCGTCCCCGACTTCTTCACCCTGCCCCTGCCCGCGCAGCAGACCCACCTGGCAGCGGTGCTGTCCCAGCGGCGCGAGGTGCTGGCCATCACCGTCTTCGGACCCGACGCCAAGCGGCTGCCCGGGCTCCAGGCCTTCTCTCGCCACGATGTGTCCCCCACCGACCTTGCCTCGCACGAGGAGCGCAGCCGTGTGCTGCTCGAGGGCGGCATGGACGGGCCTCGCTATTCGGACGCGGTGCCGGTGCGCGGCGGCGGTCCCGTGGTGACGCTGGCCTTCCCCGTGGGCGAGCCCATCAAGGGCTTCATCGCCGCGGACCTGTCGCTCGCGGGCCTGCGGCACATGCTCGAGCAGGAGCGCGTGGGCAGCACGGGCTTCGCGTACCTGGCGGACCCACGAGGACACCTGATTGTGGGCGGGGGCGGTGTGGCCCCGCTGGGCGGCGATGTGTCGCAGCGCAGTCCCGTGGCGCACCTGCTGCGGCAGTTGGCCTCCACGCCCAACGCGGAGCTGTTCCACGTGGGCAACTTCGGCGAGGGCCGCGACGCGGTGGTCGCCGCGTACACGGTGCTGCCCGAAACGGGCTGGGCCATCCTCTCCGAGCAGCCGGTGGAGCACGCCTACCGGCAAGTGGAGACGATGGAGCAGCGAATCCTCCTGGGCCTGGGCGCGGCCATCCTCGTCGCGCTGGTGATGGCCGCCCTCTTCTCCCGCAATCTCACCCGCCCGCTCAAGGTCTTCACCGATGGCGCGCTGGAGCTGGCACGCGGCAAGTTCGGCGTGGAAGTGAAAATCCCGCAGCGCAACGAACTGGGCGAGCTGGCCCAGACGTTCAATTACATGAGCAAGCAGCTGCTCGCGTACGACATGGAGAACCGCGGCCTCTACGAGAGCCTGGAGAAGGGCTACCTGGAGACCATCGTCGCGCTGGCGAACTCCATCGACTCGAAGGACGCATACACACGTGGCCACAGCCAGCGGGTGGGTGACGTGGCGGTGGAGATTGGCCGCGAGCTGAACCTCACCGAGCGCGAGCTGCGGCAGCTCCAGTACGGCGGCATCCTCCACGACATCGGCAAGATTGGCATCGTCGAGTCCATCCTCTGCAAGCAGTCGAAGCTGACGGACCAGGAGATGGCCATCATGCGCGAGCACCCCGCCATCGGCGACGCCATCATCGGCCCCGTCAGCTTCCTGGGCGCGGTGCGCGCGTGCGTGCGCCATCACCACGAGCGCTGGGATGGAACGGGCTATCCGGACCGGCTGCGCGGCGAGGACATTCCGTTGCTCGCCCGCATCGTCGCCTGCGCGGACACGTTCGATGCCTGTACCTCCACGCGGCCGTACCAGAAGGCCATGCCGCTGGAGAAGGCCATGGAGATTCTCGACGCCCTCACCGGCGCGCAGTTGGACCCGCAGGTGGTGGCGGCCCTCCGGCGCGTGCTGGCCAAGAAGGGCGTGCGCCTGGAGGGCCACCGGCTGCCCGTCAAGCTGGCTTCGTGA
- a CDS encoding DUF971 domain-containing protein yields MSFWDRIKPSTPTPTATDARLSSDGTRLELTWDDGAKTTAIAQALRQHCPCAGCVDEWTNQRTLDTTKVPADLTVKQLHPVGNYALTFAFSDGHTTGIYPWKLLREITQPLT; encoded by the coding sequence TTGAGCTTCTGGGACCGCATCAAGCCCTCGACCCCCACCCCCACCGCGACGGACGCGCGCCTGTCGTCGGATGGCACCCGTCTGGAGCTGACCTGGGATGACGGCGCGAAGACGACCGCCATCGCGCAGGCACTTCGCCAACACTGCCCCTGCGCTGGCTGCGTGGACGAGTGGACCAACCAGCGTACGCTGGACACCACCAAGGTCCCCGCGGACCTGACGGTGAAGCAGCTGCACCCGGTGGGCAACTACGCCCTGACGTTCGCCTTCAGCGACGGCCACACCACCGGCATCTACCCCTGGAAGCTGCTGCGCGAAATCACCCAGCCTCTCACCTGA